CCATCTCGGCAGGGATGGAACCGCCTGCAGCGATCCTGTGACCGCCGCCTTCTCCGCCGACGGATGCACAAGCCTCCCTCATGGCGACAGCGAGGTCGATTCCTCTGTCCAGCTGCTTCCACATCCCTCTCGACGAGAGGTTGACGGGATCCTTGGACTGATTCATTCCGATGGTGGGCTTGTCGGGATCCCCGATGCACTGCATCGCGATTCCACAGAGCATTCCAGTGAAACCGGAATCGGTGCTGTCGAACCACTGGAAGTGATTCCTCTGGTTCAAGCCTTTCTTGTCCAGTTCCACCATGTTGAGGACGACGTCCCTGTTGGAGTCGTTCATCAGCTTGGCGCCGAGCTCGATGGATTTGACATCTCCCATTCCAGCGGAGATGCCCATGCCTCCGAATCCTGCGCGGCCGCAGCTGTTGAGCACCGATGAGAGGTACTCTGCATCCATCTTGAATCCTGTGAGGAAGTACCTTGTGCGGGCGATCTCGTTCAGCGATGATTCGAGCATGCCCTGCTCTGTAAGTCTGACCGCTATGAGCGACGAGAGCTTCCTCTTCTCGTCCTCGTTGAGATCCATGTAGGATTTGCCGTGGTCTATCCCGGCATCGTCCAGTATCTTGGCCACACCGTCCTCGTTGCCGCTAATCCCGCGGATGTAGGGGTCGGTGGTGAGATAGAGCTGCGTCATCAGGTCTCCTGCGGGGATCAGCGATCCCGGCATCTCCTCCACGAAGCCTCTCTTCTTCCCTTCCTCGAGGAGGTATACGTTCAGACCGGACAGGCCGTTGATGTGCTGTCT
The nucleotide sequence above comes from Methanomassiliicoccales archaeon LGM-RCC1. Encoded proteins:
- a CDS encoding DHH family phosphoesterase, which gives rise to METEVPSKLLTTLSHAADIVRGHEFIQVYSHYDADGVSAASIIAQTLLREGKEFRVTLFTTLNDYNMDIIRSTKTDCIIITDLGASYIDQLDAMKNDIVVLDHHTIISEAQRVCYANPHLYGIDGMTSGCGATMALLFAVTMNEANWDLVQVAFAGIAGDRQHINGLSGLNVYLLEEGKKRGFVEEMPGSLIPAGDLMTQLYLTTDPYIRGISGNEDGVAKILDDAGIDHGKSYMDLNEDEKRKLSSLIAVRLTEQGMLESSLNEIARTRYFLTGFKMDAEYLSSVLNSCGRAGFGGMGISAGMGDVKSIELGAKLMNDSNRDVVLNMVELDKKGLNQRNHFQWFDSTDSGFTGMLCGIAMQCIGDPDKPTIGMNQSKDPVNLSSRGMWKQLDRGIDLAVAMREACASVGGEGGGHRIAAGGSIPAEMVEGFLENLDSILEKQLSSSK